The Rissa tridactyla isolate bRisTri1 chromosome 1, bRisTri1.patW.cur.20221130, whole genome shotgun sequence DNA segment tggcatcCTAATGAGGACAAGAACTATGCTTTCATACAAAGAGGACTAGTTCCCCCTCCAGTCTGTTCAAAAAATTGTTCCCTGCTACGCGCACACCATAGCTACAGACCCTACTTATTCCTCGCAGTAACCAGTACAAGTGATAGGAGGTGTAAGTCGGTATGCTCAACGTTCGGTGACTTGATTCCACATCACAGTAACTACTCTTGATTATTTACAAGAATCGCCACCTTTCAGTTTACTAGCGCTCCCTGCCTTCAGCCTGCCGTTGCCTTTGTGCTTTGGAGAACCGCTAACAAAAAGCCCAGCGACCTGCCCTGCATCTGCCCCGTGTCATTCCTCAGAGCTCGGCTCTGCTGTGGGGTACACCCGGGGCCTGTGTCTGCTTACAGCAGGCTGCCGGCAACGAGCCATACATCATTTCTTATATGTACAACACGACTGTCTCAGTGCACCCCAAAGCTTTTGTCTTCTCAGTCTGCTTGTTCCAGCATTGGTGTCCGGGATTTTAAATCCCCAGGCCAGGGGCTAGCCTGGagggaaattatttcaaaggacCCACGTATAAGTGTTCGCCACTGAGACCCCAAGCATATCACAGCTAGGTATTGCCTTGGCTAAAAATGCCCAGTAGTAGAAGGTTGACATAGCAGCGGTTAGCGCGTTTCCTTACTGTAACAGGAGTTGTTCCATATAACAGCTATCTCGGCTCAAGGTAGAGCTAGACAAGGACTGTAAGAAAACAGATTCATCTGCATGAAAAGGGTTCCCAGGAATACGGCTCTCTCATGGGCACTGCTTGCAGGAAAAGCTCCTCAGCTTCAGGGTGGCAGTCCCTAGCAAGACAGATGACAAGCAGAGAAGAACCATGTGATTATGACGCACACCTGGAATACAAGAGCTCTTCTGGGCTGTGTTACATGAAAAACTTCCAACAATCTACATTTTGGCAgggcatggggaaaaaaattgacataacaaaagcttttgttttgtttttttcggGAGAAAACTCACCCCATTTCTACACTAAAGCTTCCATTACAAACGGGGAGAGAGAATTGAAGTCgtggagaagaagggagaaaaggcaggtggcTTTTCCACAGGGAGAACAACAACGTATCAAACATTTGCCATACTGAGGGACCATCCCCTCTGCCTTGGGTTCTTGGCGTCTTCCTGGTCTCAACGGACCCGCTACTCATTTCTGCCAGCATGTTAATGACAAAACTGTGTGCATGACACTGGGAGTTTAGATGCAACAAAATAAGCTGGTCAGTGCCCCAGAGTTTATGAGAAGGGACAGAGCATCTTGACTGTACTACAGAGCAGTTAAATCACAAGGAAAACAAGATTATTATATGTTGTTTCTATTTCAGCCTGGGCAGGGCTAGATTACAGCAAGTCTTGACAACCCTCCTTGTTCAAACACAGGTCtatttgctttaattaaaacataGGCTAGGGAAAGAGTTAAAACTATGAAATTGTTGGCTGAGGATGAATCTATGTCCTTGTTTCTCTCTTTACTGCTCTCCTATTACTCTCATCCTGGATAATTGTTCTATTAAATACTTTACATTTAGACTGAGGAGCGGGTACTGAGGGTCTTAGTCCGTTCTTCCCATTTGGAAGACTGCTGTGACAGAAAAAGGGATGTCCTACGCTAATACCTAACTACAGGAATTCAGCAGGCACCCTCTAAGCCGCTAATCTGAACATAATCCGGCTATACCTTGGAGCAGCACCACAAAGGCAAAGCAGGAGTATTCATCCTCACCAATACATGTGCATTTATTTGAGTATTAGCTGGGAAATTATATAGGTTCATAAAATCACTGTTTCCTGAATAGCAGCAAATCCACACATACAAAGATCGGGAGACTGTTGTGCAATTTGATTTACTTTATTGAGTAATAGTCTGATAGCTACAATGGTGAATtagaagaaaagggggaaaaaaaaaaaaagaaaaaaagagaaaaaccaaaaccaatcccCTCTAAAACCAACCCCAAATCCGTATTTCCCCACATTTTGGGaaacaagctgaagaaaacaTTCTACACTGTAGAAGACAGCTGTAACTGCTGATATCCATGTTTTGGATTGGAACTCAGCAACTGCAAGTCTGCAGCATACAGTCCTAAAGCCTCAACCAAAAGAGGCTTAATAGTAATAACATGGATATATCACCACTGGGAAGATGTTAACATGTTAACAAACATTCTGGGATACCAATCTGGTATAATCAGCAACATACTGGGTTCCTATGAAAGATGTGGCATTTCTCCTTAAGGTCAGCTTTTAGAGAACtttgaaaaacaatgttttaaacTGATTACTTACAGTACTCCTTTGCTTGCAGAAAAGCACAAGAATTATAGTTCAATAAAAACTGAATAGATGATCACTTTTTTGACTGGATTTGATTAGTTGCATAACTTTGGCAGATTATCACAGTGTGATCCAGTTAAACTTTCAGGATTATACGAACACCAGCACCAAATTAATCTTGGAATCAGACAACTGAGATACTTATGGACTCTCATACATCTGACCACTTCTGTAGTCTCTTCCAGTCTCACTGCTTCAGTTAGCATTTGATAGTGCAGTATTTTATGCCATTGACAAAGCAACACAATCTGGACAGATTCCTGGCTTCTCTCTCCTCGCAAGAATAGCGTGCCACCTTGTCGAACTCCCGAGGATGCAATCTGGGATCATTCCACATAAAGTCACCCTTTGTGGCATCTGAAATAAAAACCTTTCCCCCAGAACTGCCACTGTTTTGATAGGGAATTCCATGCCGAGTTGTACAACTGGTTACTCAGTTCTTTGGCTGATTTTAAGAATTGCATTTAAAAGTTACTCTACATTAGAGGCATTTAGAAGAGATATTTATACCTGGTATTGGTACTCTTTCAAGTACTCTTTTAGTCTTGTTGGTAAAGGCAGCTCCCAGATCTGATTTGTACATTTGTTTATAGTTATTCTGCAGCGGTGTTGCAGAGATGGAGCAGACATATAGAGAGGTTTGTTCAAGTAAAGATGAACAGTTCCGTTTGAAGGCGTTTCGGTTCTGTCCTTGCACATAAGAACATAGTACTCAATCAAATGCACAACACTGTTGAACTGTTTAAGTCTAGACCTGACACAAGTGATAGAGTCCAGTCTAAACTTGCCATCTTGGTATTCTATACGTAAATTGGTCGGTCCTGCTGATGTTTTTACCGAAATAGTCAGTAGATACTCTGAATGTGAACTATCCCTAACCAAGAAGGTCCCTTCGGGGGCATCCTGTAATCTCTCCTTGGCTTCAGCAACAGTCATGTTGCCCCAGTACCACCCTGTTAAAAGAGGACACAAAGAAGGGTTTTGTTTATTCCTGTTTGCTTAAAAAGCTGTTCTTTGGCTGATACGCTTGTAATAACCCGTTTCCTTTATTGTTTGAAAGCTACAGTCCTGCAGGCATAGTaagtttttatttgctatttaaattaatttgctttacaATGCGTCTCGTTTTGACGGAGCCTTTCAGGTCACTGTTTATTTTCATATCTGCCCATACACACGCACAAACTTTCCTGCAGCTTCCTGCGAGGCTAATGCCGAAGCCGCCGACCCCACGGACCGCCCGTGAGGTAACGGGGACGCGCCCCGCGGCTCCGCGCTGCGCACACGCCGGGGCGAGCGCTGCGCCCGCATGGCACACGCTGGCAGCCCGCAAAAAGCCCGCTTTTGGTAACTCTAGGTAGGCTGTTGTTGAAATGAGCTTCGTTTAACAATCGTAAGCAGAGAAGGGTAAGAAAACAACTTCGGCGGTGTGGATGCGGTCCTAGCGGGAAGACGATGAAGAAAAAAGCCCTTCCCTCCGCCCGCGGACAAGCCCCGCGTCCTGCGGGGCCGGGCGAGCCGCCGCCACGCCGGCGAGAGAAGCGCAGGTACGCAGGGCCGAggggatgcggcggcggcggcgccgcccgctCCCCGTGCCGCGGCCGCTCCAGCCGGCAGCAGCGCCCGGTCCTTGCCCGGCCGGCGATCCAGGGCTGCCGCCGGGGCGCGGCGCTGCCGCTGCGGGCGCTGCTTTCGCTTCGGCCGCCACAGCCCGCGGAAGGTCGGAGCCGCCGCTGCCCctcgccgccgcggggccgcgaCCCCGCAGCGCCCGGCGGCGACGGCCAGCGTCACCCCGCCGCCTACTCCCCcctcccggcccggcggggctgcccgccgccccgctccgcctccCCCGGGACCGCGGCGCGGCGGCAAGCCGGACACTTCGGCGAGCGCCGCCGCCCTGggcgctccccccttccccaccggCCGCCCGGGCTTACCTGCCCGCCGCAGCTCCTCCATAGCCGTGGCCAGCTGCGCCGCCTCACGGGACTCCTCGGCaacgggcgccgccgccgcgggctgcCCCCAGCGCGCCCGGGAGCCCTCGGCGCTCTCCAGGGACCCGGTGGAGCGCAGGGTCatggggggcggcggcggcgggcgcggccccgCTCGCACGCAGGTCGGGGGCTGCCCGTGGGGAGAGGGCTCCGCTTGGCCGCCGCGGTCCTCAGCGCCGCGCCGGGTGCATGGCCCCGGTCCCCGGCCCGGGCGCCGCCTGCGAGCGGAGAGAGAGCGTGGTTAGCAGCGAGCCCCGCGAGAGGAGCTCCCGACGCAGCCCGTGCGTTTCTGGCGCTCCCGCTTCGGAACTTCCCAGCATCCAGAGGAGGGACCCGAGGCAAGAGATCACCTCCCGGCGGAGCGGGGGAGGGacatctcctccccaccccccgccgcccagcctgcccccggctcccctccgccggGGACGAGGCGGAGGCAGCGGCCCGCGAAGGTGGGCTCGCTTTAACGCAAGGGCAAACCCGCTGATGCGGCGCTCCCTCGGACGCGGTAGGCGAGCCCGGCCGGCAGCGCTGGGGAAGGGGCGTCTGGGGAGGGACGAGGTCGCGGGGCAGAACCGAGCAAGTAAAGGTGCGAGTGGGGAGGGGTAACCGAGGAGCAGGGCAGGTCCCAGCGCCGGAGCGCAGGAACGGCACGGCACCGGGACGCCTTTCAGTAAGGTCATACGCTAAGTCGTACCTCTAGGAACGGGACCCCGGCGTCGGCCGCGCTCCCGGGGTGGGAGCGAGCCTctcccgggcagcggcgggcccgggggctgcagggggggtgCGCGGACAACGCCGGCTACCGGGGCTCGGTGGCCGGTTGGGCAAGGGAAGGGGTAGCGCAGCGGAGGCCGCGATATATTTAGCGCAGGGCAGGAAACGTGCTTTTCCCGTTCCATTAAATGCTgatactataaaaaaaattacctttccgCTCGGCTGGATAGGGACGGGAGGGACAAAAACAGCCTCTCGTTCTCCCACCGTCACACCGTCACGCGAAGCCGGGCAGCGCCAGCGAGGGGGAGCCGAGCCGGCTTGGCCGGGGAAGGGGCTCACGGGGAAGACCGGGACCCCCGCCGGTGCTTGCAAAGCGGGCAGAGTTTCTACCCCCAGGTAAGCAGCAGCCGCAGGTGAGGGGTTATGCCGAGGTGGCTCCTCCCGTCACAAGTTCCGCGGCGGCGCTCAGAAAACTTTTCCAAATTAAACTTTATTGGCAGCCGATAGGTTGCTCTGCCGGGTTTCTATCGCAACGTATGCCAGCACACACACGGCAACCCCCCGACAAagcccatcccagtccccatctCCCCCGCGCTGGACCTGCCGCCGCCGTCTCGGGGACCGGGCGCAGGTGCGTCTGTcaccggagcggcggcgggcgcggggccgccggTCGCAAGAGCCCCGGCGCAGGTGGAAGCAG contains these protein-coding regions:
- the SOCS2 gene encoding suppressor of cytokine signaling 2 — protein: MTLRSTGSLESAEGSRARWGQPAAAAPVAEESREAAQLATAMEELRRAGWYWGNMTVAEAKERLQDAPEGTFLVRDSSHSEYLLTISVKTSAGPTNLRIEYQDGKFRLDSITCVRSRLKQFNSVVHLIEYYVLMCKDRTETPSNGTVHLYLNKPLYMSAPSLQHRCRITINKCTNQIWELPLPTRLKEYLKEYQYQV